GTCGCGCGCCCGGGACGCGAGGGGCCCTGGACGCAGGCCTTCGGGGATCTGCCGGCAGCGGCGTTGGCGGCAGCTCCAGGCACCATATGAAACGCGTACCGGAACACGGACCAGTAGGTTCCCGTTAACGGAAATTTTGCGCTCGAGCGCCATTCGTGGCAGAATCTCGTCTTTCGGGCGTCCAGCCCGAGTTCCTTGCATGGTCAAACAGGACGCATGGCAAAAGACGACGTCATAGAATTTGAAGGCTCGGTCTCCGAGACCCTCCCGAACACCATGTTCCGGGTGCGGCTTGAGAACGGCCACGAGGTTATCGCGCACATTTCCGGGCGCATGCGCAAGAACTACATCCGCATCCTTACCGGCGATCGCGTCAAGATCGAGATGACCCCGTACGACCTCACCAAGGGTCGCATCACCTACCGCATGAAGTAAGCCGCCGCGCCCTGTGGCGCGAGACGAAGAAAAGGCGGCCATTGGCCGCCTTTCTTCATTCCGGGTCGCGGATCCGGTCCGCGTTGGTCATGCCACCGTTGCCGGGAGCAGCCTTTCCGCCTCGGGCTGCACGTCGAGGACGATCTCGCCGTCGCGGACATCGATGGAAACTCGTCCACCCGCCACCAGCTTGCCGAACAGCAGTTCGTCCGCGAGCGGCCGCTTCACCTTGTCCTGGATCACGCGCGCCATCGGCCGTGCGCCCATCAGCGGATCGAACCCGTGCTGGGCCAGCCATTCGCGCGCCGCCGGAGTTGCCGCCAGGCTGACGCCCTTTTCGTGCAGCTGCTCCTCGAGTTCGATCAGGAACTTGTCGACCACGCGCAGGATGTGCTCGAAGCCCAGCGGCTGGAACTGCACCACCGCGTCCAGACGGTTGCGGAACTCCGGTGTGAAACCCTTGCGGATCGCCTCCATCGCGTCGGTGCTGTGGTCCTGCTGCATGAAGCCGATCGTGCGCCGCGCGGCCTGCGCCGCGCCCGCGTTGGTGGTCATCACCAGCACCACGTTGCGGAAATTCGCTTCGCGCCCGTTGGTGTCGGTGAGGATGCCGCGGTCCATCACCTGCAGCAGGATGTTGAAGATGTCGGGGTGCGCCTTCTCCACCTCATCCAGCAGCAGCACGCAGTGCGGCGTCTTGACGATCTTCTCGGTGAGCAATCCGCCCTGGTCGAAGCCGACGTAGCCTGGAGGCGCGCCAATCAGGCGGCTGACCGAATGCGGCTCCATGTACTCGGACATGTCGAAGCGCACCAGCTCGATGCCGAGCTGGAGCGCCAGCTGCTTGGTGACCTCGGTCTTGCCCACGCCCGTGGGCCCGGCGAACAGGAAGTTGCCGATCGGCTTGTCCGGGTTGGCAAGCCCCGAGCGCGCAAGCTTGATCGCCGATGCCAGCGTGCCGATCGCCGGGTCCTGGCCGAAGATGACCATCTTCAGGTTGCGCTCGAGGTGCTGCAGCACGTCCTTGTCGGAGGCGCTGACCTGCTTGGCCGGAATGCGCGCCATCTTGGCCACGATTGTCTCGACCTCCTCGACGTCGATCAGCTGCTTGCGCACGTCGGCCGGCAGCAGCCTCTGGCGCGCGCCGGCCTCGTCGATCACGTCGATCGCCTTGTCCGGCAGCAGCCGGTCGCCGATGTGCTTGACCGACAGATCCACCGCCGCCTGCAGCGCCTCGTCGGCGTAGGTGACCTGGTGATGGGCCTCATAGCGTGGCTTCAGGCCCTGCAGGATCTGGTAGGTCTCGCCGATCGTCGGCTCGACGATGTCGATCTTCTGGAAGCGGCGTGCGAGCGCCCGGTCCTTCTCGAAGATGCCGCGATACTCCTGGAAGGTCGTGGAGCCGATGCAGCGCAGGTCGCCCGACGCCAGCGCCGGTTTGATCAGGTTGGACGCATCCATCGTGCCGCCGGACGCGGAGCCCGCGCCGATGATGGTGTGGATCTCGTCGATGAAGAGGATCGCGCCCTCGTGCTTGCCGATCGCGGCCAGAACCGCCTTCAGCCGCTTCTCGAAGTCGCCGCGGTACTTGGTGCCCGCGACCAGCGCGCCGAGGTCGAGCGAGTAAATGGTGGCGTGCGCCAGCACCTCCGGCACCTGGCCCTCGACGATGCGCCGCGCCAGGCCTTCGGCGATCGCGGTCTTGCCCACGCCCGCCTCGCCGACATACAGCGGGTTGTTCTTCCGCCTGCGGCAGAGCACCTGGATGGTGCGCTCGACTTCTTCGGCGCGGCCGACCAGCGGATCGATGCGGCCGGCACGGGCCATCGCGTTGAGGTCGGTGGCGAACTCGGCCAGGGCATCGCCCTTGCCGTCGCCCTCCCCGCCTTCGGCGCCCTCGCCACGCTGGCGCGCCGATGCATCCTCGGCGTCGTGCGGCGGCTCGTCGCCGGTGCGCGCGATGCCGTGGGAGAGGTAGTTCACGACGTCCAGCCGGGTCACGTCCTGCTGGTTCAGGAAATACACGGCGTGCGAATCCTTCTCGCCGAAGATCGCCACCAGCACGTTGGCGCCGGAGACCTCCTTCTTGCCCGAGGATTGCACGTGGTAGACGGCGCGCTGCAGCACGCGCTGGAAGCCGAGCGTGGGCTGGGTGTCGCGGCCGTCATCCTCGGCCAGGCGCGAAACCGAGCTGTCGATGGCCTGCTCGAGGTCTGCGCGCAGGCGGTGGAAATCGGCGCTGCATGCCTTCAGGACCATCTCGGCGGACGGGTTGTCGAGCAGTGCGAGCAGCAGGTGTTCGACCGTCATGTACTCGTCGCGCGCCTCACGCGCGCGCTTGTAGCACTGGCCGATGCTGTATTCGAGATCCTTGCTGAACATGGGGCTTGTGCCTCCTGGAATCACTACGATCCAGATGGGGGTGCCGATGCGGCATTTCCATCCGGCGATGACCCTCTTGTAGGCCTTTGCCCGCTTCGAGCGCAAGGGCCGGCGGTGGTCCCCAGTATCCCGCCAGCGGGTGTCACGACGGGGTGCAGGAACCGGGCTTCAGGCGCTCAGGCCGGTTCCATCGTCGCCAGCAGCGGATGCTGGTTCAGCCGCGCGTAGTCGTTGACCTGGGCGACCTTGGATTCGGCCACGTCGCGGATGAACACCCCGCACACGCCGCGGCCGCGCGTGTGCACGTGGAGCATGACCTGGGTGGCGCGTTCGATATCCAGGCTGAAGAACCGCACCAGCACTTCGACCACGAAATCCATCGGCGTGTAGTCATCGTTCAGCAACAGCACGGAGTACAGCGGCGGACGCGCCAGTTCGGGGCGGGCGGGTTCAACGACGACGCCGTGGTCGCGTTCGTGTTCGATCTTGCGGCTCATGGTGGCCATTATACGGAGCCGGCGGTGGACGCCCACGCGCCACACGGACGAAAATGCCCTTCCAACCGCACCACGAGCGCCCGATGCGCAACGCCAGCGCCACGCAGCAAGAACGTATCGCCCACCGCGGCCCGGCCGCGGGCGGAACGCGATCCATGGCGCACCGGGCATGACGTATCGCCAGGGGCGGTTCTGGCAGCCGGACGTCACCGTCGCGACGGTGGTACTCGACCGGGGGCGCCTGCTCTGCGTTGAGGAACACGCCGGCGGCGCGCTGGTTCTGAACCAGCCGGCGGGCCACCTGGAGCCCGACGAGAGCCTGCTGGATGCCGCGATCCGGGAGACCCTCGAGGAAACCGGCTGGACGGTCGAACTGGACGCCTTCATCGGTGCTTACCAGTGGACATCGCCAGTGCTGGCCGACGGCAGCGGCGGCCGCCACTACCTGCGCTTTGCATTCGCGGCCCGGCTGGTGACGCACGATCCCGCCCGACGCCTGGACGAGGGTATCGAGCGCGCACTGTGGCTGACGCCGTCCGAACTCCAGGCCGCCCGGCCCCGGCACCGCAGCCCGCTGGTGTGGCAGGTGGTGGATGACTTCCTGGGCGGCCAGCGCCACCCGCTCTCGCTGCTGCGCGCGCTGCACGGATGAGGGCGCCGGCGGTCATCGTCGGCATGTCCGGCGGCGTGGATTCATCGGTCGCGGCGCTGCTGCTGCGTGACGCCGGTGAAGCCGTCGATGGCCTGTTCATGGACAACTGGGCCGACGACGGCAGCGGCGACTGCCGCGCCGAAGACGACCGCCGCGACGCGGTCGCGGTGTGCGGCCGGCTCGGCATCCGCATCCATTTCCGCGACTTCTCCGGCGAGTACTGGAAGGGCGTGTTCGAGCACTTCCTGGCCGAGTACGCGCGCGGGCGCACGCCGAATCCGGATGTGCTCTGCAACCGCGAGATCAAGTTCCGCCACTTCCTGGATGCCGCCTTCGACCTTGGTGCCGGACGCATCGCCACCGGCCACTACGCGCGCATCGACCGCGTCGGTGGCCAATGGCGCCTGCTGCGCGCCGCCGATCGGGGCAAGGACCAGAGCTACTTCCTGCACCAGCTCGGCCAGGCGCAGCTCGCGGCCACGCTGTTCCCGCTCGGCGAGCTGCACAAGGACGCGGTGCGCGCCCTCGCCCGCTCGGCCGGCCTGCCGACGGCGGGGAAGAAGGACTCGACCGGGATCTGCTTCGTCGGTGAGCGCGACTTCCGCAGCTTCCTCGCGCGCTACCTGCCCGCGCAGGCCGGCGAGATTCGCACGCCGGATGGCCGCCGCGTCGGCACGCATGCCGGCGTGTTCTACTTCACCATCGGCCAGCGCGAAGGCCTGAACATCGGCGGCCAGCGCGGATTTGCCGACAGCCCTTGGTACGTGGTCGGCAAGGATGTCGCCGGCAACGTGCTCACGGTCGACCAGGGGCACGACAGCTCCTACCTGATGTCCGACATGCTGTGGACCGAACATGCACACTGGGTTGCGGGCGCACCGCCGGCAACGCGGTTTGCATGCACGGCGCAGACGCGCTACCGCCAGAACGAGGAGCCATGCGAAGTGTTTGTTGACGATACCGGGAGCCTGCGGGTTGCCTTCGACCGGCCGCAGCGCGCGGTCACGCCGGGCCAGTCCCTGGTGCTTTACAGCGGCGACGCCTGCCTGGGGGGCGCGGTGATCGCCACCACCGACGCCCCGCTCGCGCGCTCCGCGGTGACGGCATGAACATGCACGACCGCGTGCTGGCGCTGGCCGGGCTGGCGCAGGCGCTGCGCCAGGTGCGCCGCATCGCCGATACCGGGCAGGCCGAAGGCGCCGTGTTGCAGACCGCGCTCGACAGCGTGTTCCGCATCGACGCCGCGTCCACCGCCGATGTCTACGGCGGCGTGGCCGCGGTACGCCCCGGCCTCGCATTGTTGCGCGACTACCTGTCCAACCGCGGCCAGGATCCGCTGCTGCCCAAGCTTGCGCTGGCGGTCACCCAGCTCGAGCGCCGCTTCGTGCAGGACGACGAGATGGGCGAGCGCGTCCACGCCGGCATCCTCGCCGCGCGCGCCGACGCGGAACGCTTGGGCAGCAGCACCCATCCCGAGGTGCTCGCCAGGCTCGGCACCCTGTACGCCGACACCGTGAGCCACCTGCGCCCGCGCGTACTGGTGCAGGGCAACCCGCATTACCTCGGCCAGGCCGACGTGGTGGCGGAGATCCGCGCGGTACTGCTGTCCGCGCTGCGTTCGGCCGTGCTGTGGCGGCAGGCGGGCGGCAGCCCGTGGGACGTCCTGCTCCAGCGCGGGGCGATGGGTCGGGCGGTCGAGGATCTGCTGGGCTGAAGCGCCACCCGGGCGCGCGCCTCCGCGCGGCCAGGCGGTGGCCGTTGCCGCGGGCATGCCGCGTATCTACCTGAGCACAGGCGACGCCCGGACTTGGGGCACGGGCTTCTGACCTGCATTCCCGCACACCGGGAGAACGTTCGTGCCCGACACGTTAAACACCGACGGGCCCAGCCAGTCCGCGTCGCCTCCGGACGCCACGCCACCGCGGCAGGCCATCTTCAGGCTCCTGCGGCGCCTGCTGCTCTACCACGCAGCGATGGCGACGGCGCTGGTGGTCCTGCTCGCGCTGTTCCCGACAGCGCCGGACCACCTTCCGATCGGCGGGGTCAAGGAACTGGCCAGTGGCGCGGTCGCACCGGGGATCCGGGTCGACAACCTTGACCAGGCGGCCGGCAGCGCCTCGACCAGGCAGGAGCCACCACCACCCCCCGATCTCGACCGGCTCGGCTATGCGCGGCGACTCGCCGTGGCGCTGGTGGGGACCTGGCTGCTGATGTTGCCCGTGTCGTGGGTGCAGAAGGGCGTCCACCGTGGCAGCGACTACGACCACTCGCTCGACGAAACCACCCTGATCCTGCCCGGCGTGGTCGCGGCGATCGTGCTGGTCGTCCAGTACAGCCTGGCGCTGGCGTTCGCGCTGGCCGGCATCGTGGCCGGCGTGCAGTTCCGCCGCGCGCTCCAGGACACCTTCGATGCGCTGTTCATCCTCGTGGCGATCGGCACCGGCATCGCCGCCGGCGTCGGCGCGCTGGAAGTGGCCGCGGTGATGACGGTGTTCTTCTGCTACGCGACCCTGTACGTCTGCCGATTCGGCGACGGGTTCGAGTCCGACTACGTGGCCGAGCGCAAGGAAAAAAAGCGCCAGCTCAAGGCGGAGCACGAAGAACAGGCTGGAGGATCACGCAAGGACCAGCCGTGATCTGCCGACCCGCCGCCCGCCCCCCTGGCGATCGACCGGCATCCCGCGGAGCCCGCTTCGCGCAAGGCGCTCCCGGTGCGCTGCTTGCGGCGGGGTGGTGGGTGATCCTCCTGTGCGTGGCCGGGCTGATGGCCGCCACCTGCGCGTATGCCAGGGAAGGCGTGCACCCGTTGTTCGAGTCCCCAAGCGAGTTGACGGTGACCCTGCAGGCGCCCTGGTCCGAGTTGCTGCGCAGGAAGAACGACAGGCGCCGCTATCCCGCGGTGCTGGGCTATACCGACGGCGCAGGCGGCGAGCACCGGATCGAGGCGACCGTCGAGACCCGCGGGCTCACCCGCTTGCGCATCTGCAGGTTCCCGCCGTTGATGATCCGCTTTGCCCGCGACGCCGCACTCGGCACCGACTTCGCCGGGCAGCGCTCGCTGAAGCTGGTCACCCACTGCCGGCCGGGGGCGGTCGCGGACCAGTACTACGTCCAGGAATTCCTGGCGTACCGGATCTTCAACCACGTCACCGAGCACAGCTTCAGGGTCCGCCCGCTCCGAATCACCTACGAGGATGCGAGTGGCGGCGATTCGGACGGGCCGCGCTTCGCCTTCCTGATCGAGGATCTGGACGACGTGGCCAAGCGCAATGGCTACAAGCGTTCACCCCGGGCGCAGTTCGTGCAGGGCGACTTCGATCCACTGGCGTTGACGCGCTTCATGCTCTTTCAGTACCTGATCGGAAACACGGACTGGGAGGTGCTGAGCGGGCCGGAGAAGGACGAGTGCTGCCACAACGTCCGGATCACGGTCGCGGCGGATGTTCCGGGCCCCGTGGTTGCAGTGCCCTACGACTTCGACGCCTCCGGCATCGTGGATGCCAGCTATGCGGTGCCCGACGAGCGGCTGCCGATCAGGTCGGTCAGGCAGCGCCTGTATCGCGGCTTCTGTCGCCACAACGACGCCCTGGAGCCGGTGCGTGCCGAGTTCCTCGCCAGTCGCGAAGCGATCTTCGCGCTCGTCCGCAGCGAGCCCCGGCTGAGTGCGGACCGGAAGCGCATCACCACGAGCTACTTCGAGGAGTTCTTCGCCACCCTCGACAGCGATGAGCGATTCGCGCGTGAGATCAGCGGGCGGTGCCGCAGCTGACGGCGGGATCGAGGGGCTGCGCAGCGGCGCCTTCGCCGCTGGCCGGTGGCGGGTCGAGCGTGCCCGCCATCAGCGCCTCGCGCCGCTTCGGCAGCTCGGCGTTGTCGGGGTGCAGCGCGATCACCGCGTCCAGGTACTCCAGGCGCTGCCCGTCGTCCATGGGCAGGCGCAGTCGCCCGCCGCGATAGCCGGCGAACAGGCCCTCCGGCGTCACCTCCAGCCAGCCGATGTGCTTGCCGAATGCGGCGCCCATGCCGGTGTCGATCATGATGACGCGGCCCGCCAGGCGCGGCCAGATCACGCCGTCGGTGGGCGTATGGCCAATCACGACATGGCCTGCGCCGTGGCGCTGGAGAATGGCGTCGACCGTCTCCGCAAGCGCCACCGGCTGCACGCCGGCGAGGCCGCGATACCACAGCGGGCCGGCCTCGTCGCGCAGGATCCCGAGCTCTTCCGGGTCGTTGCGACGCAGCGCGGCGCGCGCCATTGTGGTCATCGATTCGAGGCTGTTGCCGCAATAGGCGCTGCTGATGCCGCCGTGGACAAACACCAGGTCGTTGAGCTGGACGGCGACCTTGCCCTTCATCGTCCACAGGAACAGTTCGCCTTCCGGGTCCCAGCGTGGATCCCAGGCGAAGCGCTGCTCCACCCAGCCGAGCGGATGCTCGAGATCCCACTGCGCGCGATGGTCGGCGGGCAGCGCGGCGGCGCGCTCCGGATCGCTGCCTGCGAGCGCCTCCAAGGTGGCCTTGTAATAGCGGTCCCTGAGCGCGGCGGAGCGCTTGCCGGCGAACGCCTTGTATTCGCCTTCGGTGACGTAGCGCAGGTCGCCGTAGACGTTCATCGCCTCGTGGTTGCCGATGAGGTTGTGCACCCGTCCGCCGCGCTTCTCGGCTTGCTGGGCCAGGCGCGCCATGTGGGTGATGATCCGGCGTGTGTCGGGCCCGCGATCCGGGATGTCGCCGGTCTGGACCAGGTGGGTGTCTCCGGCGATCCAGCGGCCGCGGCGGTCGACCACGCCGGATGTCTGGAGCACCGTCAGGTAGCTGTCGTAGTCGCCGTGCAGGTCGCCGATCGCCACGATCCGGGCGACGTCCTGCCAGCGATATGCGTCGAGCTGCCGCGGCGCCGCCCACAGGGCCTGCGCGAAGAG
This Luteimonas sp. MC1572 DNA region includes the following protein-coding sequences:
- the infA gene encoding translation initiation factor IF-1; amino-acid sequence: MAKDDVIEFEGSVSETLPNTMFRVRLENGHEVIAHISGRMRKNYIRILTGDRVKIEMTPYDLTKGRITYRMK
- the clpA gene encoding ATP-dependent Clp protease ATP-binding subunit ClpA, with protein sequence MFSKDLEYSIGQCYKRAREARDEYMTVEHLLLALLDNPSAEMVLKACSADFHRLRADLEQAIDSSVSRLAEDDGRDTQPTLGFQRVLQRAVYHVQSSGKKEVSGANVLVAIFGEKDSHAVYFLNQQDVTRLDVVNYLSHGIARTGDEPPHDAEDASARQRGEGAEGGEGDGKGDALAEFATDLNAMARAGRIDPLVGRAEEVERTIQVLCRRRKNNPLYVGEAGVGKTAIAEGLARRIVEGQVPEVLAHATIYSLDLGALVAGTKYRGDFEKRLKAVLAAIGKHEGAILFIDEIHTIIGAGSASGGTMDASNLIKPALASGDLRCIGSTTFQEYRGIFEKDRALARRFQKIDIVEPTIGETYQILQGLKPRYEAHHQVTYADEALQAAVDLSVKHIGDRLLPDKAIDVIDEAGARQRLLPADVRKQLIDVEEVETIVAKMARIPAKQVSASDKDVLQHLERNLKMVIFGQDPAIGTLASAIKLARSGLANPDKPIGNFLFAGPTGVGKTEVTKQLALQLGIELVRFDMSEYMEPHSVSRLIGAPPGYVGFDQGGLLTEKIVKTPHCVLLLDEVEKAHPDIFNILLQVMDRGILTDTNGREANFRNVVLVMTTNAGAAQAARRTIGFMQQDHSTDAMEAIRKGFTPEFRNRLDAVVQFQPLGFEHILRVVDKFLIELEEQLHEKGVSLAATPAAREWLAQHGFDPLMGARPMARVIQDKVKRPLADELLFGKLVAGGRVSIDVRDGEIVLDVQPEAERLLPATVA
- the clpS gene encoding ATP-dependent Clp protease adapter ClpS, producing the protein MSRKIEHERDHGVVVEPARPELARPPLYSVLLLNDDYTPMDFVVEVLVRFFSLDIERATQVMLHVHTRGRGVCGVFIRDVAESKVAQVNDYARLNQHPLLATMEPA
- a CDS encoding NUDIX hydrolase — its product is MTYRQGRFWQPDVTVATVVLDRGRLLCVEEHAGGALVLNQPAGHLEPDESLLDAAIRETLEETGWTVELDAFIGAYQWTSPVLADGSGGRHYLRFAFAARLVTHDPARRLDEGIERALWLTPSELQAARPRHRSPLVWQVVDDFLGGQRHPLSLLRALHG
- the mnmA gene encoding tRNA 2-thiouridine(34) synthase MnmA, translated to MRAPAVIVGMSGGVDSSVAALLLRDAGEAVDGLFMDNWADDGSGDCRAEDDRRDAVAVCGRLGIRIHFRDFSGEYWKGVFEHFLAEYARGRTPNPDVLCNREIKFRHFLDAAFDLGAGRIATGHYARIDRVGGQWRLLRAADRGKDQSYFLHQLGQAQLAATLFPLGELHKDAVRALARSAGLPTAGKKDSTGICFVGERDFRSFLARYLPAQAGEIRTPDGRRVGTHAGVFYFTIGQREGLNIGGQRGFADSPWYVVGKDVAGNVLTVDQGHDSSYLMSDMLWTEHAHWVAGAPPATRFACTAQTRYRQNEEPCEVFVDDTGSLRVAFDRPQRAVTPGQSLVLYSGDACLGGAVIATTDAPLARSAVTA
- the hflD gene encoding high frequency lysogenization protein HflD; this translates as MNMHDRVLALAGLAQALRQVRRIADTGQAEGAVLQTALDSVFRIDAASTADVYGGVAAVRPGLALLRDYLSNRGQDPLLPKLALAVTQLERRFVQDDEMGERVHAGILAARADAERLGSSTHPEVLARLGTLYADTVSHLRPRVLVQGNPHYLGQADVVAEIRAVLLSALRSAVLWRQAGGSPWDVLLQRGAMGRAVEDLLG
- a CDS encoding metallophosphoesterase — its product is MARSRYLLFGMLLFAQALWAAPRQLDAYRWQDVARIVAIGDLHGDYDSYLTVLQTSGVVDRRGRWIAGDTHLVQTGDIPDRGPDTRRIITHMARLAQQAEKRGGRVHNLIGNHEAMNVYGDLRYVTEGEYKAFAGKRSAALRDRYYKATLEALAGSDPERAAALPADHRAQWDLEHPLGWVEQRFAWDPRWDPEGELFLWTMKGKVAVQLNDLVFVHGGISSAYCGNSLESMTTMARAALRRNDPEELGILRDEAGPLWYRGLAGVQPVALAETVDAILQRHGAGHVVIGHTPTDGVIWPRLAGRVIMIDTGMGAAFGKHIGWLEVTPEGLFAGYRGGRLRLPMDDGQRLEYLDAVIALHPDNAELPKRREALMAGTLDPPPASGEGAAAQPLDPAVSCGTAR